The Mesobacillus jeotgali genome window below encodes:
- a CDS encoding DUF3784 domain-containing protein — MTLFIGIQLFMILLFLFFGWAIVKREWYWLISNFNGKPKDEQKQLIMNGYPQRVGKLMLATAAGMVILLPLSFTSFPYSLEVQFGFMMLFLLGGLVYLSKYEVREKRKRSYIFSSLLAIGTIGFVVGLYILGYQDFELKDNGDSFEITGMYGEEWDYAEIRHVELLEEMPEVTWKENGFGLATLAKGQFKVTDYGSSLLFIHKDSQPYLFIKTDQDKIFINSKNSKQTAKWYELVTEKTK, encoded by the coding sequence ATGACATTATTCATTGGGATCCAGCTGTTTATGATCCTTCTGTTCCTGTTCTTCGGCTGGGCGATTGTGAAAAGGGAATGGTACTGGCTGATATCCAATTTCAATGGCAAACCGAAGGATGAGCAGAAGCAATTAATCATGAATGGCTATCCACAAAGGGTCGGGAAGCTGATGCTCGCCACAGCAGCGGGAATGGTCATTTTGCTGCCTTTAAGCTTTACCTCTTTTCCATATTCGCTGGAAGTCCAGTTTGGCTTCATGATGTTATTCTTACTCGGCGGTCTAGTTTATCTGTCAAAATATGAAGTCAGGGAAAAGCGGAAGCGAAGCTACATCTTCAGTAGCCTTCTCGCCATTGGAACGATTGGGTTTGTCGTCGGCCTTTACATTTTGGGGTATCAGGACTTTGAACTAAAGGACAATGGTGATTCTTTTGAAATTACAGGCATGTATGGCGAGGAATGGGACTACGCAGAAATTCGGCATGTGGAACTTCTCGAGGAAATGCCCGAAGTGACCTGGAAGGAAAATGGCTTCGGCCTTGCAACGTTGGCAAAGGGACAGTTCAAAGTAACGGATTACGGGAGCAGCCTGCTCTTTATCCACAAAGATTCCCAGCCTTATTTATTCATAAAAACGGATCAAGACAAGATCTTTATCAATAGCAAGAATTCTAAACAAACGGCGAAATGGTATGAGTTAGTGACTGAAAAGACTAAATGA
- a CDS encoding MFS transporter — translation MWRNKNVWILLTGEFIAGLGLWLGIIGNLEFMQEQIPSDFLKSLLLAAGLLAGIAVGPLAGRLTDQYSKRTVMLISGFVRVISVVFMLIAIQTSSVWWMLVFLVLLQISAAFYFPALQAAIPLVVDEKDLLQLNGVHMNVSTLSRIIGTAAAGILLVVIPLNAVYLLSMAAYIVLFGLTWFLDFAENKKDSSVKGSQQKQGFKDVFPIIVKLPIVMMTLILTLIPLIFLGGFNLVVINISELQDSSAIKGWIYTAEGLAFMSGAFLIKRISYKFSPYKILFASSMLIGFSQLMLYFANQPILTIISFLMFGFSVGCFFPTAATIFQTRVPKDFHGRFFSFRNMMDRVFFQVVLLMTGFLLDAVGLQNMSVMFGALSIVMTAIFFLGSRNLRASAETEQSISS, via the coding sequence ATGTGGAGAAATAAGAATGTCTGGATTTTATTGACCGGAGAGTTTATTGCCGGTTTAGGACTGTGGCTTGGGATCATTGGTAACCTTGAATTCATGCAGGAACAGATTCCTTCTGACTTTTTAAAATCACTGTTGCTTGCCGCGGGATTGCTGGCCGGGATAGCCGTTGGCCCGCTCGCAGGGAGATTGACGGATCAATACAGCAAAAGGACGGTCATGCTGATTTCAGGCTTCGTACGGGTCATCAGTGTCGTTTTCATGCTGATTGCCATTCAAACCAGTTCAGTATGGTGGATGCTTGTATTTCTCGTTTTACTGCAAATTTCCGCTGCTTTCTACTTTCCGGCATTACAGGCAGCGATTCCGCTTGTTGTCGACGAGAAGGACTTATTGCAGCTGAACGGAGTCCATATGAATGTGTCCACATTATCGCGGATTATCGGAACTGCCGCTGCAGGGATTTTACTTGTGGTCATTCCCTTGAATGCTGTGTATCTGCTATCGATGGCGGCATATATCGTCCTTTTCGGACTGACCTGGTTCTTAGATTTTGCCGAAAATAAAAAGGATTCTTCAGTCAAAGGCAGCCAGCAAAAGCAAGGATTCAAAGATGTATTCCCTATCATCGTCAAGCTGCCGATCGTCATGATGACCCTTATTTTGACCCTGATTCCACTCATTTTCCTGGGAGGTTTCAACCTGGTTGTCATCAATATCAGTGAACTCCAGGACAGCAGCGCCATAAAAGGCTGGATCTATACTGCCGAAGGACTTGCCTTCATGAGCGGTGCTTTTTTAATCAAACGAATCAGCTATAAATTCTCACCATACAAAATTTTGTTTGCAAGCTCGATGCTGATTGGCTTCTCCCAGCTAATGCTCTATTTTGCCAATCAGCCAATCCTGACAATCATCTCTTTTCTGATGTTCGGATTTTCTGTAGGCTGCTTCTTCCCGACGGCCGCGACCATTTTCCAGACAAGAGTGCCTAAAGACTTCCACGGCCGTTTCTTCTCGTTCCGGAATATGATGGACCGTGTCTTCTTCCAGGTTGTCCTGTTGATGACCGGATTCCTTCTCGATGCAGTCGGGCTCCAGAATATGAGCGTCATGTTCGGTGCATTGTCGATCGTCATGACCGCAATCTTCTTCCTGGGCTCACGCAATCTAAGAGCCTCCGCGGAAACCGAGCAAAGCATAAGCTCATGA
- a CDS encoding GNAT family N-acetyltransferase — translation MAEERIERATEKDLPVIGSMFADCKEYLESRGILQWDEQYPNHEYFENAMQGEELFVLKKGENTIGVMVLDEWQAPEWENADWSETEGMPLILHSFCVDPSAQGGGYGSKMLQFAEDFAKDHGYGALRLDTYSGNEGAVSFYEKRGYKVTGKVMMNGKPEGHELYICFEKLF, via the coding sequence ATGGCTGAAGAACGGATTGAAAGGGCTACAGAAAAAGATTTGCCTGTCATCGGCTCAATGTTTGCGGATTGCAAAGAGTACCTTGAGTCGAGAGGCATTCTGCAATGGGATGAACAGTATCCCAACCATGAGTATTTTGAGAACGCAATGCAGGGGGAAGAGTTGTTTGTATTGAAAAAAGGAGAGAACACCATTGGAGTGATGGTTCTCGACGAGTGGCAGGCTCCGGAATGGGAGAATGCTGATTGGTCTGAAACAGAAGGCATGCCGCTGATTCTTCATTCATTCTGTGTAGACCCATCTGCACAGGGCGGCGGGTATGGCAGCAAAATGCTGCAGTTTGCCGAGGACTTTGCAAAGGATCACGGATATGGTGCGCTCCGGCTTGATACATATTCCGGAAACGAAGGAGCAGTCAGCTTTTACGAAAAAAGGGGTTATAAGGTTACCGGAAAAGTAATGATGAATGGAAAGCCGGAAGGACATGAGTTGTATATTTGCTTTGAAAAATTGTTCTAA
- a CDS encoding SHOCT-like domain-containing protein, with protein sequence MSEEISRILTMVQEGKIDSEKGAQLIAVLKEKETSVLPGKQNKYLDKTLKIRVVSKESDNVNVNVPIKLVKALLKTGHSIASSIPQSQQYVKDLDINMLIDAIENELDGNIVDIQSANGDTVKVVIE encoded by the coding sequence ATGAGTGAAGAAATTTCAAGGATATTAACGATGGTACAAGAAGGAAAAATCGATTCCGAAAAAGGTGCCCAGCTGATCGCTGTGCTCAAGGAAAAAGAAACCTCTGTCTTACCTGGCAAACAAAATAAATACTTAGATAAAACACTAAAAATCCGTGTTGTATCCAAGGAAAGTGACAATGTTAATGTCAATGTACCGATCAAGCTAGTAAAAGCCCTTCTCAAAACAGGACACAGCATCGCTTCAAGCATCCCTCAATCCCAACAATACGTCAAAGATCTCGATATCAACATGCTGATCGATGCAATCGAAAATGAGCTGGACGGGAACATCGTTGACATCCAATCAGCAAACGGCGATACAGTTAAAGTCGTCATTGAATAA
- a CDS encoding DUF2089 domain-containing protein, with the protein MAYPVLTNCPVCSQTLKITKLKCNHCDTTIENEFELSRLASLTKEQLHFVEIFLVSRGNIKEVEKELGISYPTVRGKLNDIITALGYDTQKKNETDEKKIVTMLEKGEISPEDAIKLLKGE; encoded by the coding sequence ATGGCATATCCTGTACTAACAAATTGCCCTGTTTGCAGCCAAACCCTAAAAATCACAAAGCTAAAATGCAATCACTGTGATACAACCATTGAAAATGAATTTGAACTATCAAGACTTGCTTCTTTAACAAAGGAACAGCTTCATTTCGTCGAAATCTTCCTTGTATCCCGAGGAAATATTAAAGAAGTGGAAAAAGAGCTCGGAATTTCCTATCCGACTGTCCGGGGAAAGCTTAACGATATTATCACTGCCCTAGGATATGACACTCAAAAGAAAAATGAAACGGATGAAAAGAAAATTGTTACGATGCTGGAGAAGGGTGAAATATCTCCAGAAGATGCAATCAAACTCTTAAAAGGTGAATAG
- a CDS encoding IS3 family transposase (programmed frameshift), which translates to MAKKGQQFQRYTNEFKQKAVLTYVNGSKSYKVVAEELGIRNCTQLKVWVKKWMNGQSFDERRGVSNPLKGRPRTNFKTVEEERDYLKAQVEYLKKQLSKSGKGGEDITRQAKYEIIEGLRGKYPVTWLMEIARIKRASYYKWKATLPQREERFKQEQDVREHIMAIHFIHPEFGRPRITDWLKESDFLINHKKVYRLMKEMGIQSVIRKKRKRHGHTPSVICPNRLKRNFKAVGPNQKMATDITYVSDGKEFYYLSVIQDLFNNEIVAWQISKRNDLELVLKTVDEWTNKKDVAGAVLHSDQGFQYTSKTYNNRLETFGVKGSHSRKGNCLDNACVESFFSHLKSEKLYIAQCKSEEEIRQAIEEFIYHYNYKRTQKKLKKRAPIEYRHALAA; encoded by the exons ATGGCTAAGAAAGGACAACAGTTTCAACGTTATACAAATGAATTCAAACAGAAAGCAGTATTAACATACGTTAATGGATCTAAAAGTTATAAGGTAGTGGCCGAAGAGTTAGGGATCCGCAATTGTACACAGCTTAAAGTATGGGTAAAGAAGTGGATGAACGGACAGTCATTTGATGAGCGGCGTGGAGTATCAAACCCTTTAAAAGGAAGGCCACGTACTAACTTTAAAACGGTGGAAGAAGAAAGAGATTATTTGAAGGCACAGGTAGAATACTTAAAAAAGCAGT TATCCAAATCTGGTAAAGGAGGAGAAGACATCACCCGTCAGGCAAAATATGAAATCATTGAAGGGTTAAGGGGGAAATACCCTGTCACCTGGTTAATGGAAATCGCCAGAATCAAGCGTGCCTCTTACTATAAGTGGAAAGCAACTCTGCCACAACGCGAGGAAAGGTTCAAACAAGAACAGGATGTACGAGAACATATAATGGCCATTCATTTTATTCATCCAGAGTTCGGGCGTCCTCGAATAACAGATTGGTTAAAGGAAAGTGACTTTTTGATCAACCATAAAAAAGTGTACAGGTTGATGAAGGAGATGGGCATACAGTCGGTGATCCGGAAGAAAAGGAAACGCCATGGCCATACACCTTCAGTTATATGTCCAAATCGCCTAAAGAGAAATTTCAAAGCGGTGGGTCCAAATCAGAAAATGGCAACAGATATCACATATGTTTCTGACGGCAAAGAGTTTTATTACCTGTCGGTCATTCAAGATCTATTCAACAATGAAATCGTGGCATGGCAAATATCCAAACGAAATGATTTAGAACTCGTATTAAAAACTGTTGATGAATGGACAAATAAAAAGGACGTAGCTGGAGCCGTTCTCCATTCGGATCAAGGCTTCCAGTATACGTCCAAGACATACAACAATAGGTTAGAGACATTCGGCGTCAAGGGCAGCCACTCTCGCAAAGGAAACTGCCTTGATAACGCATGCGTAGAATCATTCTTCTCACATCTCAAATCCGAAAAGTTGTATATAGCACAGTGTAAATCAGAAGAGGAAATACGGCAAGCAATCGAAGAATTCATCTATCATTACAATTACAAACGGACTCAAAAGAAATTAAAGAAACGCGCGCCGATTGAGTATCGACACGCGTTAGCTGCGTAG
- a CDS encoding glycerophosphodiester phosphodiesterase family protein yields the protein MKRTLIGTGFALTLMLSPFQQALAAEPTTGELRQFDTVAHRGAAGYAPENTIAAFDKGLEMKADYIEIDVQRSKDGELVVIHDTTVDRTTDGTGKVGELTIEELRSLDAGSFKGEQFAGEKIPTFDEILDRYHGKIGILIELKAPELYPGIEEAVAHELKERNLDKPQNDKIIIQSFNFESMKKMDALLPKVPIGVLTSSSLHTTEAALLEFAKYADLFNPSYGLVSKELVDKVHSLGMEIQSWTVRSPEAAQFLIDMKVDGIITDYPDYVDPRN from the coding sequence ATGAAGAGAACATTAATCGGAACAGGATTTGCACTAACCCTAATGCTGAGTCCATTCCAGCAGGCACTAGCTGCCGAACCTACAACAGGTGAATTAAGGCAGTTCGACACTGTCGCCCACCGCGGGGCTGCAGGTTATGCACCAGAAAACACAATCGCCGCATTTGATAAGGGACTGGAAATGAAGGCTGATTACATTGAAATTGATGTTCAGCGCAGCAAGGATGGCGAATTGGTTGTCATTCATGATACTACTGTAGATCGGACAACAGATGGCACTGGCAAAGTTGGCGAGCTGACAATTGAAGAACTACGCAGCCTTGATGCCGGGAGCTTCAAAGGCGAGCAATTTGCCGGTGAAAAGATTCCTACCTTCGATGAAATACTCGACCGCTATCACGGGAAAATTGGCATATTGATAGAATTGAAGGCACCTGAGCTTTATCCTGGAATCGAAGAAGCAGTTGCGCATGAATTGAAGGAAAGAAACCTGGACAAGCCGCAAAATGACAAGATTATCATCCAATCTTTTAACTTTGAATCCATGAAAAAGATGGATGCATTGCTTCCAAAAGTACCGATTGGCGTCTTAACCTCTTCAAGTCTCCATACAACGGAAGCCGCCCTTCTGGAATTCGCAAAATACGCTGATTTGTTCAATCCAAGTTATGGACTCGTTTCAAAGGAACTTGTCGATAAAGTCCACAGTCTTGGAATGGAGATCCAATCCTGGACAGTACGAAGCCCGGAAGCAGCTCAATTCCTGATTGATATGAAGGTGGATGGCATTATTACGGATTACCCGGATTATGTCGATCCTCGCAATTAA
- a CDS encoding GNAT family N-acetyltransferase: MAGVNRSEATRIQADDNKEKMIASYKDSLEHGAYFLVARSQESLAGWVLIDRSLDWFTHKEIGWINDVYVKQEYRQNGIAKSLIEQSLVEFKHLGYDDVRLNVFSFNEKAIHLYEKLGFKDVSKLMRIEL; encoded by the coding sequence ATGGCGGGTGTTAATAGATCAGAGGCTACGAGGATTCAGGCAGATGATAACAAAGAAAAGATGATAGCATCCTATAAGGATTCCCTCGAACATGGAGCTTACTTCCTTGTTGCCAGAAGTCAGGAGTCTTTGGCTGGCTGGGTACTGATCGACCGAAGCCTGGACTGGTTCACGCATAAGGAGATCGGCTGGATCAATGATGTGTATGTAAAACAAGAGTACAGGCAGAATGGTATCGCAAAATCTTTGATTGAACAAAGCCTGGTGGAATTCAAGCACCTTGGCTATGATGATGTCCGACTGAATGTCTTTTCCTTTAACGAAAAAGCCATTCACTTGTACGAAAAACTTGGATTCAAAGACGTCAGCAAATTGATGCGGATTGAACTATAG
- a CDS encoding pyroglutamyl-peptidase I yields the protein MKVLISGFEPFGKMKINPTKELLLEAEKFEIENVVISTILLPVNYDECAEVLINKIGDIQPDVVISCGLAAGRAAITPERIGINVKDTGSGDPYPDNKGKIPTDEMIDEEGPDGLFATLPNRLIEKNLKEMNIPAAVSNSAGTFICNNTLYAVLNHIRKNNLHIKAGFIHFPASTKMSALNPSLPSLPQETMTQALKAIVKTCAMVGVRE from the coding sequence ATGAAAGTTCTTATCTCCGGCTTTGAGCCGTTTGGCAAAATGAAGATTAATCCAACTAAGGAATTGTTGCTGGAAGCTGAAAAGTTTGAAATTGAAAATGTGGTAATCTCCACGATCCTATTGCCGGTTAATTACGATGAGTGTGCGGAAGTGTTAATCAATAAGATCGGCGATATCCAGCCTGATGTAGTGATTTCCTGTGGACTGGCAGCAGGCAGGGCGGCGATTACTCCAGAGCGAATCGGGATCAATGTGAAGGATACAGGTTCCGGTGATCCTTATCCAGATAATAAAGGCAAGATCCCAACAGATGAAATGATCGACGAAGAGGGACCGGACGGCTTGTTCGCAACCTTGCCCAACCGTCTTATTGAGAAGAACCTAAAGGAAATGAACATTCCTGCTGCGGTGTCGAACAGTGCCGGTACATTTATATGCAATAACACCTTATATGCTGTTTTAAATCATATCCGGAAAAATAATCTGCACATCAAGGCTGGATTTATCCATTTTCCTGCATCGACTAAAATGTCAGCACTTAATCCATCATTGCCTTCATTGCCCCAGGAAACAATGACTCAAGCATTGAAGGCAATTGTTAAAACCTGTGCCATGGTTGGAGTGCGGGAGTAA
- the pxpB gene encoding 5-oxoprolinase subunit PxpB yields the protein MEFVISPLGDLAVVLSFGNEINEKTNRQIQLFVNKLENEKVRGIVEWVPAYTSLTIYYQPEVITYDSLKAELESVGKSTWQSEPDRPLVYEIPVCYGGEWGQDLAYVAEYHGLDEQEVIHLHSNREYLIHMMGFMPGFPYLGGLPENLAVPRLEIPRKSVIPGAVGIGGNQTGIYPDDVPSGWRIIGTTPVSFFDHEKENPFLFSSGHYIKFVPINQEQFTAIKQMGRDYQVKTYNKG from the coding sequence ATGGAGTTTGTAATCTCTCCTCTGGGTGACTTGGCGGTAGTGTTGTCATTTGGTAATGAAATTAATGAAAAAACGAATAGGCAAATACAACTCTTCGTTAACAAATTGGAAAATGAAAAGGTTAGAGGCATTGTAGAATGGGTGCCAGCCTATACGTCCCTGACTATTTATTATCAACCAGAAGTCATCACCTATGATTCTCTCAAAGCTGAGCTGGAAAGTGTCGGCAAGTCCACTTGGCAATCTGAACCAGACAGGCCGTTAGTCTATGAAATCCCTGTCTGTTATGGAGGCGAGTGGGGACAGGATTTGGCGTATGTCGCTGAATACCATGGCCTCGACGAACAGGAAGTCATTCATCTGCATTCAAATAGGGAATACCTCATCCATATGATGGGATTCATGCCGGGGTTCCCGTATCTTGGAGGCTTGCCGGAAAATCTGGCTGTTCCAAGACTTGAGATTCCCAGGAAGAGCGTGATCCCTGGTGCTGTCGGGATTGGCGGGAACCAGACTGGTATCTATCCTGATGACGTTCCATCTGGCTGGAGAATTATCGGCACCACACCTGTTTCCTTCTTTGATCATGAAAAAGAAAACCCATTTTTGTTCAGTTCCGGGCATTATATAAAATTTGTGCCAATCAATCAGGAGCAATTTACTGCGATAAAGCAAATGGGGAGAGATTATCAGGTGAAGACTTACAACAAGGGGTGA
- a CDS encoding 5-oxoprolinase subunit PxpA, giving the protein MLSVDLNSDLGESYGLYKIGNDKEVLQHITSANVACGYHAGDHNVMMETVKMAAAYGVKIGAHPGFPDLHGFGRREMKLDAGEIYNLTVYQIGALTAAAKVCGTKVAHVKPHGALYNMAVKDKTVAEAIAQAVADVDSSLVLFGLANSWLVKAGKEKGLIVAREVFADRTYQADGSLTPRSQANAMIHDADVAIKRVIRMVKEAKVEAIDGTVIDIKADTICIHGDEPQALDFAVKLKTALSAEGIKVGKGWDTR; this is encoded by the coding sequence GTGTTATCAGTTGATCTGAACAGTGATTTGGGAGAAAGCTATGGATTATATAAAATTGGGAATGACAAGGAAGTATTGCAACATATCACTTCCGCCAACGTTGCCTGTGGATACCATGCTGGCGACCATAATGTCATGATGGAAACCGTGAAAATGGCCGCAGCATATGGAGTGAAAATCGGCGCCCATCCCGGCTTCCCAGACCTGCACGGCTTTGGCAGGAGAGAAATGAAGCTTGATGCCGGGGAAATATACAATTTGACAGTCTATCAAATTGGCGCACTGACAGCAGCAGCGAAGGTTTGCGGTACAAAGGTAGCTCATGTGAAGCCGCATGGTGCACTGTACAATATGGCTGTGAAGGATAAAACTGTAGCTGAGGCAATTGCGCAGGCAGTCGCTGATGTCGATTCGTCCCTGGTGCTGTTCGGCCTGGCAAACAGTTGGCTGGTTAAGGCTGGAAAAGAAAAGGGGCTCATTGTGGCTCGAGAGGTGTTCGCAGACCGTACCTATCAGGCTGATGGCAGTCTGACACCCCGCTCCCAGGCCAATGCAATGATCCATGATGCAGATGTTGCCATCAAAAGGGTGATCCGGATGGTGAAGGAGGCAAAAGTTGAGGCTATTGACGGAACTGTAATTGACATCAAGGCAGATACAATCTGCATCCATGGCGATGAACCACAGGCATTGGATTTTGCTGTGAAATTGAAAACTGCTTTATCAGCAGAAGGAATTAAAGTCGGCAAAGGCTGGGATACCCGATGA
- a CDS encoding biotin-dependent carboxyltransferase family protein: MTEPLFKVLKPGLQTTVQDIGRTGYQQYGISPSGAMDPYSMQMANLLVGNSFGEAVLESAVIGPRLEALAEASIAICGGDLEPMVNGSKAPMWKSFVLKKGDILSFGTANSGARAYISFAGGIDVPLVLGSKSTFINGKLGGFKGRALEAGDLIYGNPFVRKNRFLHKSLIPEYAKEIEIRVIIGPHQDKFAEAEKDRFLSSEYKVTSQSNRMGYRLEGPRLETIGGSDIISDAIPLGGIQVPANGQPIILMSDRQTTGGYARIATVVSVDIPLLAQAMPGTKITFKEITVGEAQEQYLKQKKLFKYMTH; the protein is encoded by the coding sequence ATGACAGAGCCTCTTTTCAAAGTCCTCAAGCCTGGCCTGCAGACAACTGTACAGGATATTGGGAGAACAGGCTATCAGCAGTATGGCATCAGTCCTTCTGGAGCGATGGATCCTTACTCCATGCAGATGGCCAATCTGTTGGTCGGAAACTCGTTTGGAGAAGCGGTGCTGGAATCAGCTGTCATCGGACCGAGGCTTGAAGCCTTGGCTGAGGCTTCAATCGCCATCTGCGGGGGTGACCTTGAGCCGATGGTGAATGGCAGCAAAGCGCCGATGTGGAAAAGCTTTGTTTTAAAAAAAGGAGATATCCTTTCGTTTGGAACAGCTAATAGCGGTGCAAGAGCATACATAAGTTTTGCCGGTGGAATCGATGTTCCGCTCGTATTAGGCAGCAAGTCGACCTTTATAAATGGAAAGCTGGGCGGCTTCAAAGGCCGTGCGCTGGAGGCGGGAGATTTAATATACGGGAACCCCTTTGTCAGGAAAAATCGCTTTCTACATAAAAGCCTGATTCCTGAGTACGCGAAGGAGATTGAAATTCGTGTGATCATCGGGCCCCACCAGGATAAATTTGCAGAGGCTGAAAAGGATCGTTTTTTATCAAGTGAATATAAGGTAACTTCACAATCTAACAGAATGGGATATCGGCTTGAAGGCCCCAGGCTGGAGACAATCGGCGGTTCTGACATCATATCCGATGCCATCCCGCTTGGAGGGATACAGGTGCCGGCCAACGGGCAGCCGATCATCCTCATGTCAGACCGGCAGACAACCGGTGGGTATGCCCGGATTGCTACCGTGGTCTCTGTTGATATTCCGCTGCTTGCACAGGCGATGCCTGGAACAAAGATCACCTTTAAAGAAATCACGGTAGGCGAAGCACAAGAACAGTACCTGAAACAGAAAAAACTATTCAAATACATGACTCATTAA
- a CDS encoding CBO0543 family protein, whose amino-acid sequence MYLLLVIAVWIFFAYKFVDWSQWKKQYSTILFFMMVNLLYNTLYYNHTLWAFRGITADWLNHSIINIAFTFFICPVGLMIYLQRFPATRRNQVIYVGIWVTFYTIIEALFAHRGMYVYDNGWNSWHNIWLNLILFVVLWIHYRKPVIAWIISVPLAIIFYLFFPFPLDSLK is encoded by the coding sequence ATGTATCTATTACTGGTAATCGCAGTCTGGATTTTTTTCGCTTATAAATTTGTTGATTGGTCACAATGGAAGAAACAGTACTCAACCATCTTGTTTTTTATGATGGTCAACCTTCTATACAACACTCTTTATTATAATCACACTCTATGGGCATTCCGCGGAATCACAGCTGATTGGCTGAACCACTCGATCATCAATATCGCGTTTACGTTTTTCATTTGTCCGGTAGGGTTGATGATCTATCTTCAGCGGTTTCCGGCAACAAGAAGAAACCAGGTGATCTATGTTGGTATATGGGTTACCTTTTACACAATTATCGAAGCTCTATTCGCTCACCGAGGGATGTACGTATATGATAATGGCTGGAACAGCTGGCATAACATTTGGCTGAATTTAATTTTGTTTGTGGTCCTATGGATACACTACCGAAAGCCGGTGATCGCATGGATCATTTCAGTCCCGCTTGCGATCATTTTTTATTTATTTTTTCCGTTTCCGCTGGATAGCCTAAAGTAA
- a CDS encoding MFS transporter has product MNTSKLWTAQFTAIVIMAFLFFLCLQLLTAGFPAFITDIKNNPAQGGLMTTVFMVSAIAIRPFVPSLMQKMDNKKLSLISLGFIAVSVALSFGQDSLVLLLLLRIFHGIGFGIITTIFSTMATNIIPAHRLGEGIGYYGMATSVGTSLGPMLALALLQVFSFNLLIVLSVGLTLLTLLLNLFIKDPRKPAKKMATIQKGHFREHAFDRHAFTPAILTAFFSITLGGVVSFLRELGKEAGLGATISLFFLVLTIVMVVIRPFSGRIYDRFGHKFIIYPAVISGIIGLTLLAVTQNTMTLLIAAVFYGLAYGTVAPTLQALAVSAVPKEKQGTANAMYFSSMDLGMALGSSGLGLLAAYTSYHFIYGFSVVFLVGLLLAYTLIFVLKKKPEDRFVKTSEEIGY; this is encoded by the coding sequence GTGAATACATCCAAGTTATGGACAGCACAGTTTACGGCCATTGTGATAATGGCTTTTTTATTTTTCCTATGCCTGCAGCTTTTAACTGCCGGCTTCCCCGCTTTCATCACGGACATTAAAAACAATCCTGCCCAGGGAGGCCTGATGACAACTGTCTTTATGGTTTCCGCCATTGCAATCCGGCCTTTTGTTCCTTCCTTGATGCAGAAGATGGACAATAAGAAATTAAGCCTTATTTCTCTTGGCTTTATTGCCGTTTCTGTAGCCCTGAGCTTTGGTCAGGATTCACTGGTTCTGCTGCTCCTGCTCCGTATTTTCCACGGCATTGGTTTTGGGATCATCACGACGATATTCTCGACCATGGCAACGAATATCATCCCTGCCCACCGATTGGGCGAGGGAATTGGCTATTACGGAATGGCCACCAGTGTAGGGACAAGTCTTGGACCGATGCTGGCGCTGGCTTTGCTGCAGGTGTTTTCGTTTAACCTGCTTATCGTTCTTTCGGTTGGACTGACTCTCCTTACCTTGCTTTTGAACCTTTTTATTAAAGATCCGCGTAAACCAGCTAAAAAGATGGCGACAATCCAGAAAGGCCATTTTAGGGAGCATGCCTTTGACCGCCATGCTTTTACACCAGCAATTCTTACAGCGTTTTTCTCCATTACGCTTGGCGGAGTGGTAAGCTTTCTGCGGGAGTTAGGCAAAGAGGCGGGCTTAGGGGCAACAATCTCACTGTTCTTTCTTGTTCTGACAATTGTGATGGTCGTCATCAGGCCGTTCTCCGGAAGGATATATGATCGATTTGGACACAAATTCATCATCTACCCTGCTGTAATTTCGGGGATCATTGGGCTGACACTTTTGGCCGTCACCCAAAATACCATGACACTTCTAATCGCTGCGGTATTTTACGGGCTGGCATACGGGACAGTAGCACCGACTCTTCAGGCACTTGCGGTAAGCGCGGTGCCAAAGGAGAAACAAGGAACAGCAAATGCGATGTACTTCTCCTCCATGGATCTGGGAATGGCTTTAGGTTCATCTGGACTGGGGCTGCTCGCAGCCTACACAAGTTACCATTTCATTTACGGATTCTCGGTCGTGTTCCTGGTTGGACTGCTGCTTGCCTACACTCTCATTTTCGTTCTGAAAAAGAAGCCTGAAGATCGATTTGTTAAAACATCAGAAGAAATTGGATATTAA